Proteins encoded within one genomic window of Arachis ipaensis cultivar K30076 chromosome B08, Araip1.1, whole genome shotgun sequence:
- the LOC107612048 gene encoding MLP-like protein 34: MALTGKLSTESAIQSPASKFFDLLAKKLHHVPNVCERVHAAKLHEGDDWHSVGGSVKHWTYVIDGKVTTSKETIESIDEKNKIVIFKLFDGDIDQRYKAFKVIFQVIENNNRSGSAKWTVEYEKVNDDVEAPYGYMEYFDKCRKEMDAHLLQA, translated from the exons ATGGCACTAACTGGTAAACTTAGCACTGAAAGTGCAATCCAGTCACCAGCTTCAAAGTTCTTTGACCTCTTGGCAAAGAAACTCCACCATGTTCCAAACGTCTGTGAAAGAGTGCATGCTGCCAAGCTTCATGAAGGTGATGACTGGCACAGCGTCGGTGGTTCGGTCAAACACTGGACTTATGTCATAG ACGGTAAAGTAACTACATCCAAAGAGACTATTGAAAGCATTGATGAGAAGAACAAAATAGTCATATTCAAACTCTTTGATGGAGATATCGATCAACGCTACAAGGCCTTTAAGGTTATTTTTCAAGTAATTGAGAACAATAATAGAAGTGGTTCGGCTAAATGGACAGTTGAATATGAGAAGGTCAATGATGATGTTGAAGCTCCATATGGCTACATGGAATACTTTGACAAGTGTAGAAAAGAAATGGATGCTCATCTTCTCCaggcataa
- the LOC110265349 gene encoding protein DJ-1 homolog D-like: MLLRLLHIGKSETRGHNFVLNAKFAEIDAANYDELLLLGGRAPEYLAHDPLVVALVIKFFSSGKALASICHRQLILAAAGVAKDRKCTAFPPVKPTLVASGARWVEPDTMAATVVDGNLIAAATYEGHPEFIQHIMKALGGNISGSNKKILYICRKGIHCNYFRWAEDDEFEGLEHLGEVKTEAQMESDAALLNHNISWRMMTLEAEWEVKQLL; the protein is encoded by the exons ATGTTGTTAAGGTTGTTGCATATTGGCAAGTCTGAGACACGTGGTCACAATTTCGTCCTCAATGCAAAGTTTGCTGAAATTGATGCTGCAAACTATGACGAGCTGCTGTTACTGGGTGGAAGAGCGCCAGAGTATCTTGCTCATGATCCTCTTGTTGTGGCACTGGTGATCAAGTTTTTCAGTTCTGGAAAAGCACTTGCTTCCATTTGCCACAGACAGTTGATTCTGGCGGCTGCAGGTGTAGCTAAAGATCGCAAGTGCACTGCTTTTCCTCCTGTTAAACCGACATTGGTTGCCTCTGGTGCTCGTTGGGTTGAACCAGACACCATGGCAGCAACAGTGGTGGATGGTAATCTCATTGCTGCCGCCACTTATGAAGGGCACCCTGAATTTATTCAGCACATTATGAAGGCACTAGGAGGCAACATAAGTGGCTCCAACAAAAAAATCCTTTATATTTGTAGG AAGGGCATTCACTGCAATTACTTTAGGTGGGCTGAGGACGACGAGTTTGAAGGATTAGAGCACTTAGGAGAAGTTAAAACTGAGGCACAAATGGAGAGTGATGCTGCTTTGTTGAACCATAACATATCTTGGAGAATGATGACCTTAGAAGCTGAA TGGGAAGTGAAGCAGTTACTGTGA